From Sporosarcina sp. Te-1, the proteins below share one genomic window:
- a CDS encoding amidohydrolase has product MKTIWHNGTLYTMNQEGETVEALLTENGKIIAVGTYDELAPQADAEVDLQGAVLYPGFIDNHMHMIGHGERLLRLDLSKATSADEMLDLLNNAYPDIQEDEWFIGEGWNENNFADRRILTRQELDEVTSSPMILKRTCRHSALVNSKALALAGITKDTPDPSDGVIERDANGEPTGFLKEGPMDRLLRLVPEPTEASLTKALSTSVDNLHSLGLTGAVTDDLGYYGNYRNPLNAFKNVIGEDKKKFRAHLLRRSTVFAQLMEDQATYDEPWIDPGEMKFFIDGALGARTALLSKPYADDPSTSGTAVLTDGEIDEHLALARQHGEAVAVHLIGDAAVEKALDAIEKHPAPEGKRDRLIHVNVLQDELVERMKKLPVVLDIQPVFVSSDFPWVMERLGEDRLDWAYAWKRLMAEGFICGAGSDAPVEEVDPLLGIYAAIARKKPGAVHEGYLMKEALTPFEAVGLFTTGSAATIGKSESRGKLAPEFDADFTVLNADLFSIPTEEIPNTDVVMTVVAGDIVYKK; this is encoded by the coding sequence ATGAAGACTATTTGGCATAATGGGACGCTGTACACAATGAATCAAGAAGGCGAAACCGTTGAAGCATTGCTGACGGAAAATGGAAAGATTATAGCAGTCGGCACGTATGACGAACTGGCGCCGCAAGCGGATGCCGAAGTGGATCTCCAAGGAGCCGTGCTCTATCCAGGCTTCATTGACAATCATATGCATATGATCGGACACGGGGAGAGGCTGCTCCGGCTTGATTTATCGAAGGCGACATCGGCAGATGAGATGCTGGATCTGTTGAACAATGCCTACCCTGATATACAAGAGGATGAATGGTTCATTGGCGAGGGTTGGAATGAAAACAATTTTGCTGACCGCCGAATTTTGACGCGGCAGGAATTGGATGAAGTGACAAGCTCGCCGATGATTTTAAAAAGAACCTGCAGGCATTCAGCCCTGGTGAATTCCAAGGCGCTTGCTTTGGCAGGAATAACAAAAGATACACCAGATCCGTCAGATGGTGTCATTGAGCGGGATGCCAATGGAGAGCCGACCGGTTTCTTGAAGGAAGGCCCGATGGACAGGTTGCTGCGTCTTGTGCCAGAACCGACCGAGGCTTCATTGACAAAGGCGCTTTCGACTTCGGTGGACAACTTACATTCACTTGGACTGACGGGTGCAGTCACTGACGATTTGGGCTATTATGGTAATTACCGGAATCCGCTTAATGCTTTTAAGAATGTCATCGGAGAAGACAAGAAAAAATTCCGGGCGCATTTACTGCGCCGCTCTACTGTGTTTGCTCAATTAATGGAAGATCAAGCGACATATGATGAACCGTGGATCGATCCAGGTGAAATGAAATTTTTCATTGACGGTGCGCTTGGTGCACGTACTGCATTACTCAGCAAACCTTATGCGGATGATCCGTCTACGTCAGGTACTGCCGTTTTGACAGATGGGGAAATTGATGAGCATCTGGCACTCGCCCGGCAACATGGGGAAGCTGTCGCTGTCCATCTAATCGGGGACGCTGCGGTTGAAAAAGCGCTGGATGCCATTGAAAAGCACCCTGCTCCAGAAGGGAAACGGGATCGTCTCATCCATGTCAATGTCTTGCAGGATGAGTTGGTTGAACGGATGAAGAAATTACCGGTAGTCCTCGATATCCAGCCAGTGTTTGTCTCTTCTGATTTTCCGTGGGTGATGGAACGGCTAGGGGAAGATCGGCTTGACTGGGCATATGCATGGAAACGGTTAATGGCAGAAGGATTCATTTGTGGGGCAGGCTCAGATGCTCCTGTTGAAGAAGTCGATCCATTGCTTGGCATCTATGCTGCTATCGCTCGCAAGAAACCGGGCGCTGTGCATGAAGGCTACTTGATGAAGGAAGCGTTGACTCCTTTTGAAGCGGTTGGTTTATTCACAACAGGCAGTGCGGCGACAATTGGGAAGTCCGAGTCGCGCGGGAAGCTTGCACCGGAATTTGATGCGGACTTTACAGTATTGAATGCAGACCTGTTCTCTATTCCGACAGAAGAGATCCCGAATACGGACGTGGTCATGACGGTCGTGGCAGGAGACATCGTATATAAAAAATGA
- a CDS encoding YtoQ family protein, with protein sequence MRITVYLAGEIHTSWREEIKQKVMALQLPIDFVGPMEDHDRSDNIGEEILGKQPDAVFKDAAASSFNNLRTEILLKKADLVIALFGEQYKQWNTAMDASSAIALGKPLILVRPEKLHHPLKELSRKAHVTVETVDQAVKALHYIFD encoded by the coding sequence ATGCGAATTACCGTGTACTTGGCAGGAGAAATCCACACATCCTGGCGGGAAGAAATCAAACAGAAAGTAATGGCACTCCAGCTCCCCATCGACTTCGTCGGACCGATGGAAGATCATGACCGGTCGGACAACATCGGAGAAGAAATTCTCGGAAAACAGCCTGACGCTGTCTTCAAGGATGCCGCTGCATCCAGCTTCAACAACCTGCGGACTGAAATCCTCTTGAAAAAGGCCGACCTCGTCATCGCCCTTTTCGGCGAACAATACAAACAATGGAACACTGCCATGGACGCCAGCAGCGCCATCGCTCTAGGCAAGCCGCTCATTTTAGTCCGTCCAGAAAAATTGCATCACCCATTGAAGGAGCTTTCACGCAAAGCCCATGTAACAGTGGAGACTGTCGATCAAGCCGTGAAGGCATTGCATTATATTTTTGATTGA
- a CDS encoding protein rep, whose translation MAKHHAAVEKLTKKAEQMYDCGNYLVFKIKDDRLKLYQTYFCKARLCPMCNWRRSLKIAFQNKKIIQAVNEREKVRWVVLTLTVRNVDGEDLKPTQLGNAEEDNLIHIDEDSDEVANGTLDVMANRHVGLNNYVIGPG comes from the coding sequence ATGGCCAAACATCATGCGGCGGTCGAGAAGTTGACGAAGAAGGCCGAGCAGATGTATGACTGCGGCAATTATCTGGTGTTCAAAATTAAGGACGACCGGTTGAAGCTGTATCAAACCTATTTCTGCAAAGCAAGGTTATGTCCAATGTGCAACTGGCGCAGGTCCTTAAAAATCGCTTTTCAAAACAAGAAGATCATTCAGGCGGTAAATGAGCGGGAAAAGGTTCGCTGGGTGGTCCTTACTCTAACGGTACGGAATGTGGACGGCGAAGACCTGAAGCCGACACAACTGGGGAACGCCGAGGAAGACAATCTGATTCACATTGACGAGGATTCGGATGAGGTCGCAAATGGAACACTTGATGTCATGGCGAATCGGCATGTCGGGCTGAATAACTATGTGATTGGACCAGGCTGA
- a CDS encoding GNAT family N-acetyltransferase — MIFKIIPLSSSNFNENSNKLNSKIINENTLKTHEKMASEDTIMHRVGIATADGKIVGFGMGVSGSWDPILLPGHFDISIHVDIDWINQGIGSMLLEEVTRFAKNNGGTVVQCGISESALNNIAWLEKRGFTKVFHTFESQLDLSTFNIDHYKNIFENEKLNSVEFKSFAEYPQDDIWLQRFFDFWWELAKDAPGMEGKTKPDIEVLKNQFEGIDREGFILAIEGDSWIAMSMIINESSEIFYNSLTGVQRSYRGKGIALALKLKSINYAKQKGAKLVRTHNASNNIPILNINRKLGYEKQPGIYFFEKHI, encoded by the coding sequence ATGATTTTTAAAATTATCCCATTGTCGTCTAGCAACTTCAACGAGAACTCGAACAAACTAAATTCCAAAATAATTAATGAAAACACTCTTAAAACCCATGAAAAAATGGCTTCTGAAGATACAATTATGCACAGAGTAGGGATTGCTACGGCAGATGGAAAAATAGTTGGCTTTGGAATGGGGGTTTCTGGGTCTTGGGATCCCATTCTGTTACCTGGCCATTTTGATATATCAATTCATGTTGATATCGATTGGATAAACCAGGGGATTGGGAGTATGTTATTAGAAGAAGTGACACGATTTGCAAAAAACAATGGTGGAACCGTGGTGCAATGCGGTATAAGTGAATCAGCATTAAATAATATCGCTTGGTTGGAAAAAAGGGGATTTACTAAAGTATTTCATACCTTCGAATCGCAACTAGATTTATCGACGTTCAATATAGATCACTATAAAAATATTTTTGAGAACGAGAAATTGAATAGTGTAGAATTCAAATCTTTTGCCGAGTATCCTCAAGACGATATATGGTTGCAACGTTTTTTTGACTTTTGGTGGGAGTTGGCTAAGGATGCACCCGGAATGGAAGGGAAAACCAAGCCGGATATTGAGGTTCTAAAGAATCAATTCGAGGGGATTGACAGGGAAGGATTCATCTTGGCTATTGAAGGAGACAGTTGGATTGCAATGTCGATGATTATCAATGAGTCAAGTGAAATCTTTTATAATTCATTAACAGGGGTGCAACGAAGTTATCGGGGAAAAGGAATTGCACTTGCTCTGAAACTTAAGTCCATTAATTATGCTAAACAAAAAGGCGCAAAGCTTGTTCGAACACATAATGCTTCAAATAACATACCGATACTAAATATTAACCGAAAGTTGGGATATGAAAAACAACCTGGAATTTACTTTTTTGAAAAGCATATCTAA
- the pstB gene encoding phosphate ABC transporter ATP-binding protein PstB: MVVKERIKEAPFSVVNNETWKKPIYETHGLNLWYGTSHALKNIEMNINEKEVTAIIGPSGCGKSTYLKTLNRMVEIVADVNISGSVTFKGNNILGNAMPVELLRAKVGMVFQKPNPFPKSIYENVAFGPRVHGIRNKAMLDMIVEDSLKKAALWDEVKDRLHKSAYGLSGGQQQRLCIARCLAVDPEVILMDEPTSALDPVSTHKIEELIKSIKNDVTIAIVTHNMQQAARISDRTAFFLNGEIIECDRTSTIFTNPSDKLTDDYINGRFG, encoded by the coding sequence ATGGTAGTTAAAGAACGGATTAAAGAAGCGCCATTCAGTGTCGTGAACAACGAGACATGGAAAAAACCGATATATGAAACGCATGGTTTGAATTTATGGTATGGCACATCGCATGCCTTGAAAAATATAGAGATGAATATAAATGAAAAAGAAGTGACAGCCATTATCGGACCATCCGGTTGCGGGAAGTCCACTTATTTAAAGACGTTGAATCGTATGGTGGAAATCGTGGCGGATGTGAATATTTCCGGCAGTGTCACGTTCAAAGGGAATAATATTTTGGGTAACGCTATGCCTGTGGAGCTGCTTCGCGCGAAAGTGGGCATGGTGTTCCAAAAGCCAAATCCTTTTCCTAAATCGATCTACGAAAATGTCGCATTCGGCCCTCGCGTTCATGGCATCCGAAACAAAGCGATGCTCGATATGATTGTAGAAGACAGCTTGAAAAAGGCTGCGTTGTGGGATGAAGTGAAGGATCGCCTGCACAAAAGTGCGTACGGGTTATCGGGCGGCCAGCAGCAGCGGCTTTGTATTGCACGGTGCCTTGCCGTCGATCCAGAAGTGATTCTCATGGATGAACCGACGTCCGCTTTGGATCCGGTTTCGACTCATAAAATTGAAGAACTGATCAAATCCATAAAGAATGATGTAACGATCGCTATTGTTACGCACAACATGCAGCAAGCTGCCCGCATTTCTGATCGCACTGCTTTCTTCCTGAACGGAGAAATCATTGAGTGTGATCGAACATCCACCATTTTTACAAACCCATCAGACAAGCTGACTGATGATTATATTAACGGCCGTTTCGGCTAA
- a CDS encoding PstS family phosphate ABC transporter substrate-binding protein, with protein MKFNKVLLFMIIAAFAVIMAACGTDKDKEEESSSSDNNSSAEATGKEDQEKAATLEGSVVIDGSGTVYPLMARIAEEYMTTEQEGVSVEVSRAGTSAGFKKFLVENGTDFNDASRQIKDEEAAEAEKLGMEVKELKVALDGLTFVINKDNDWAKEMTPDQLISIFLADGGVEKWSDINPEWPDEKINAMGPNENHGTYEFFYEKILDKQDMNSAVNLQQEYSTLVKLVSEDKNGIAFFGFGYYVNNKDKLQAVHVDFGNGPVEPALETIAEDGDYANFTRPVFTYLNVDHAKEKPQVLDYAIYAMNNINQFAGETGFAPIPEAEVKENVSFLESLK; from the coding sequence ATGAAGTTCAACAAAGTTCTTTTATTCATGATTATTGCTGCATTTGCTGTTATCATGGCGGCATGCGGAACAGACAAAGACAAAGAGGAAGAGAGCTCCTCATCTGACAACAACTCCTCAGCAGAAGCCACAGGTAAAGAGGATCAGGAAAAAGCGGCAACACTTGAAGGAAGTGTCGTGATCGATGGATCTGGAACTGTATACCCGCTGATGGCACGCATTGCTGAAGAATATATGACAACTGAACAAGAAGGAGTTTCGGTAGAAGTAAGCCGTGCTGGAACGAGCGCAGGCTTCAAGAAATTCCTTGTGGAAAATGGAACGGATTTCAATGACGCATCCCGTCAAATTAAAGACGAAGAAGCTGCAGAAGCAGAGAAGCTTGGCATGGAAGTGAAAGAACTGAAAGTGGCGTTAGACGGTTTGACATTTGTTATTAATAAAGACAACGACTGGGCGAAAGAAATGACCCCTGACCAGCTCATCAGCATTTTCCTGGCAGATGGCGGAGTGGAAAAATGGTCGGATATCAATCCAGAATGGCCGGATGAGAAAATCAATGCCATGGGTCCGAACGAAAATCACGGTACGTATGAGTTTTTCTATGAAAAGATTTTGGACAAACAAGATATGAACAGTGCTGTAAACTTGCAACAAGAATATTCGACTCTCGTTAAACTAGTATCTGAAGACAAGAATGGCATCGCGTTCTTCGGTTTCGGCTACTACGTCAATAACAAAGATAAATTGCAAGCCGTCCATGTAGACTTTGGCAACGGACCTGTAGAACCGGCTCTTGAAACAATCGCTGAAGATGGTGATTACGCAAACTTCACTCGTCCGGTATTCACATACTTGAACGTCGACCATGCGAAAGAAAAACCACAAGTATTGGACTACGCAATCTATGCTATGAATAACATCAATCAGTTTGCCGGAGAAACAGGATTCGCACCGATTCCGGAAGCTGAAGTAAAAGAAAACGTAAGCTTCTTAGAAAGTCTAAAATAA
- the pstC gene encoding phosphate ABC transporter permease subunit PstC encodes MVNGGFSKKDISIREVIDQNRKTQHIKRKIEKGIPVVLFLIASVSIITTIGIVFTLLSETVEFFKRVPIADFFTGTVLKPLSQNPEFGVLPLLTGTIISSLIAMLVAAPIGLMAAIYLSEYASARVRKVLKPMLELLAGIPTIVYGFFAFTFVTPVLKNLIPSLESTNILSPGIVMGVMIIPMIASLSEDAMSSVPQSMREGALGLGSTKLEVTRKVVIPAALSGIIASFVLGISRAIGETMIVTIASGSTKNFTFDVTQSMQTMTAYIVEVTGGDAPAGSTVYYSLYAVAMTLFAFTLLMNLLARYVSKKFREEY; translated from the coding sequence ATGGTAAATGGCGGTTTCTCTAAAAAAGATATCAGCATTCGTGAAGTGATTGATCAAAACCGCAAAACCCAGCATATCAAACGGAAGATTGAAAAAGGGATACCGGTCGTTCTCTTCTTGATCGCATCCGTCTCAATCATCACGACAATCGGCATTGTATTCACCCTACTATCTGAGACAGTTGAATTTTTCAAACGGGTACCGATAGCGGACTTTTTTACGGGAACCGTCTTAAAACCACTCAGCCAAAATCCTGAGTTTGGTGTGCTGCCTCTTCTGACAGGTACGATCATTTCGTCTCTCATTGCTATGCTGGTAGCTGCACCCATCGGATTGATGGCCGCAATTTATTTAAGTGAATATGCATCCGCCCGTGTCCGAAAAGTATTAAAACCAATGCTGGAACTGCTCGCAGGCATTCCGACTATCGTTTATGGTTTCTTTGCCTTTACATTTGTCACACCAGTTTTAAAGAACCTGATTCCTTCATTAGAATCAACGAACATTTTAAGTCCCGGTATCGTCATGGGGGTTATGATCATCCCAATGATCGCCTCCCTTTCAGAGGATGCCATGAGTTCGGTACCGCAAAGCATGCGGGAAGGTGCATTGGGGCTCGGCTCCACTAAGCTCGAAGTGACAAGGAAAGTAGTTATTCCAGCAGCACTTTCCGGTATTATCGCCTCTTTTGTATTAGGGATTTCACGCGCTATCGGGGAAACGATGATTGTGACAATCGCAAGCGGCAGTACGAAGAACTTCACATTTGACGTAACGCAATCTATGCAAACGATGACCGCTTATATCGTAGAAGTGACAGGCGGCGATGCACCTGCCGGATCGACTGTCTATTACAGCCTTTATGCAGTAGCAATGACACTTTTCGCATTTACTCTTCTCATGAACTTGTTAGCGCGGTATGTCTCAAAGAAATTCAGGGAGGAATACTAA
- the pstA gene encoding phosphate ABC transporter permease PstA, protein MQLSNQAPMMKRMKFRIGANKFAKFLFMLSAFFGLGVLAVLFYQVFSQGFQFINWQFLTGKLSTQPERAGIMGAILGTFWLMLVVAPVTMFLGVGTAIFLEMYAKKGRLVGLIQTNIANLAGVPSIVYGILGLTVFVRMLDLGSVVLAGGLTMALLILPIVIVASQEAIRAIPSQMSEGSYGLGATKWQTIQRIILPAALPGILTGAILSLSRAIGETAPLVVIGIPALLIPFPGGILDRFTVLPMQIYYWTLDSSLVAEYANLASATIIVLLITLFVLNSSAIIIRNKFQKNY, encoded by the coding sequence ATGCAGCTTAGCAACCAAGCGCCGATGATGAAAAGGATGAAATTCCGGATTGGAGCCAATAAATTCGCCAAGTTCCTCTTCATGCTATCCGCGTTTTTCGGATTAGGCGTACTCGCCGTTTTGTTCTATCAAGTGTTTTCGCAGGGGTTCCAATTTATCAATTGGCAATTCCTCACGGGTAAACTCTCGACACAGCCAGAACGCGCCGGTATTATGGGTGCCATCCTTGGAACGTTTTGGCTCATGCTGGTCGTAGCCCCTGTTACGATGTTTCTCGGCGTTGGAACAGCCATCTTCTTGGAAATGTATGCAAAGAAGGGGCGCCTTGTCGGATTAATTCAAACAAATATCGCCAATCTGGCCGGGGTGCCATCTATTGTATACGGTATTTTAGGACTTACGGTATTCGTCCGGATGCTCGATTTAGGAAGCGTTGTGCTCGCAGGCGGGCTTACTATGGCATTGCTGATCCTGCCAATTGTCATTGTAGCGAGCCAGGAAGCGATCCGCGCTATTCCGAGTCAAATGAGTGAAGGCTCTTATGGCCTCGGTGCCACCAAGTGGCAAACAATTCAACGGATCATCTTGCCGGCAGCTCTTCCCGGTATTTTGACAGGAGCGATTCTATCCTTGTCGAGAGCGATCGGGGAAACAGCACCTCTGGTCGTCATCGGGATTCCGGCCTTGCTCATTCCGTTCCCGGGCGGTATTCTAGATCGGTTTACTGTGCTGCCGATGCAAATCTATTACTGGACACTCGATTCTTCCCTTGTAGCGGAATATGCGAACTTGGCATCTGCCACAATTATCGTCTTGCTCATTACCTTGTTTGTGCTCAATTCCTCCGCGATTATCATCCGGAACAAGTTTCAAAAAAACTACTAA